The following coding sequences are from one Treponema bryantii window:
- a CDS encoding acyl-CoA thioesterase, whose translation MEKYKHKINYYETDKMGITHHSNYIRFMEEARVDFLDQLGWSFIKLEEEGMASPVMSVEGVFKKSTTFPQTIEVEVGIEKLSAAKLTFSYEFTCEGEVVFLGKSTHCFLDTRGVPVLIEKRYPEFYADLKRIYLAGQKA comes from the coding sequence ATGGAAAAGTACAAGCATAAAATAAATTATTACGAAACAGACAAGATGGGAATTACCCATCATTCAAATTATATCCGCTTTATGGAAGAGGCCCGCGTTGATTTTCTGGATCAGCTGGGCTGGAGTTTCATTAAGCTTGAAGAAGAGGGAATGGCATCGCCTGTAATGTCGGTTGAGGGCGTGTTCAAGAAGTCTACAACTTTCCCGCAGACTATTGAGGTAGAGGTTGGAATTGAAAAGCTTTCTGCTGCCAAACTAACTTTTTCTTATGAGTTTACCTGCGAGGGAGAAGTTGTTTTCCTTGGAAAGAGTACTCACTGCTTCCTTGATACCCGTGGGGTTCCGGTTCTGATTGAAAAGAGATATCCGGAATTTTATGCGGATTTGAAACGGATTTATTTGGCTGGGCAGAAGGCTTAG
- the sufC gene encoding Fe-S cluster assembly ATPase SufC: MLLDVQNLNAGLEDGKQILNDLNIQIGQGETHVLMGPNGAGKSSLGNALMGNPVYQITGGKIFFKGEDITELSADKRAKAGMFMSFQSPLEVPGISLETFIRSAIQQRTGERVKLFHFQKELQRCMELLDMKPEYAKRDLNVGFSGGERKKSEILQLLMLKPDFAILDETDSGLDVDAVRVVAKGIEEYRKLTNGSLLIITHTTKILEGLNVDHTHVLVKGHIVKTGDGQLFHEINEKGFEEFIG; the protein is encoded by the coding sequence ATGTTATTAGACGTACAAAACTTAAACGCAGGTCTTGAAGACGGAAAACAGATTCTCAATGACCTTAATATACAGATTGGCCAGGGCGAAACACACGTTCTGATGGGACCAAACGGTGCTGGAAAATCTTCCCTCGGTAATGCCCTTATGGGTAACCCGGTTTACCAGATTACCGGCGGAAAAATCTTTTTCAAAGGCGAAGACATCACAGAGCTCTCAGCAGACAAACGCGCTAAAGCCGGAATGTTTATGTCTTTCCAGAGCCCTCTTGAGGTTCCGGGTATCAGCCTTGAAACATTTATCCGCTCAGCAATCCAGCAGAGAACCGGAGAACGCGTAAAGCTCTTCCATTTCCAGAAAGAACTTCAGCGCTGCATGGAACTTCTGGACATGAAACCTGAATATGCTAAGCGCGACCTCAACGTTGGTTTTTCCGGCGGTGAACGCAAAAAGAGCGAAATCCTTCAGCTCCTTATGCTCAAGCCAGACTTCGCCATCCTCGACGAAACAGACTCCGGCCTCGACGTAGATGCAGTCCGTGTAGTTGCAAAAGGAATCGAAGAATACCGTAAACTTACAAACGGCTCGCTCCTCATCATCACCCATACAACAAAGATTCTCGAAGGCCTCAACGTAGACCACACACACGTACTCGTAAAAGGCCACATTGTAAAAACCGGTGACGGCCAGTTGTTCCACGAAATCAACGAAAAAGGATTCGAGGAGTTTATAGGATAA
- the sufB gene encoding Fe-S cluster assembly protein SufB, translated as MEEKQKIDDINREFYDFRYEETEENTFRLESGLTPDIVKKISEEKGDPEWMREFRLKSLETYNYLRVPKWGPSIEGLHMDNIATYVRPKTQMSGKWEDVPQDIKDTFEKLGIPEAERKSLAGVGAQYDSELVYHNVQDEVAKQGVIYLGFEDALKSEEWGPMVKEYFMTLITPKDHKFAALHGAVWSGGSFVYVPKGVHLSFPLQSYFRLNARGAGQFEHTLIIVDEGADLHFIEGCSAPKYNEANLHAGAVELFVKKGAHLRYSTIENWSKNMYNLNTKRARVEEGASIEWVSGSFGSHISYLYPESDLVGRGAKSEFTGITFAGAGQNLDTGAKMVHLAPDTSSLISTKSISKGGGASIYRSAVYIDKNAKGSKTSVSCESLMLDDESRSDTIPAMVIKTDECDVGHEAKIGRISNDAIFYLMSRGISEDEARSMIVSGFANPVSKELPLEYAVEMNNLIRLEMKGSM; from the coding sequence ATGGAAGAAAAACAGAAGATAGACGACATAAACAGAGAGTTTTACGACTTCCGCTATGAAGAGACAGAAGAAAATACCTTCCGTCTTGAATCTGGTTTAACTCCGGATATCGTAAAGAAAATCTCAGAAGAAAAAGGCGACCCTGAATGGATGCGCGAATTCCGTCTCAAGTCGCTTGAAACCTATAACTACTTAAGAGTTCCAAAATGGGGTCCTTCAATTGAAGGGCTTCACATGGATAATATTGCAACCTACGTTCGTCCAAAAACTCAGATGAGCGGTAAATGGGAAGACGTTCCTCAGGACATTAAAGACACTTTCGAAAAACTCGGTATTCCTGAAGCAGAACGCAAGTCTCTTGCCGGTGTAGGTGCACAGTACGACTCAGAACTTGTTTATCATAACGTACAGGACGAAGTTGCAAAGCAGGGAGTTATTTACCTCGGCTTTGAAGATGCCCTTAAATCTGAAGAATGGGGCCCGATGGTAAAAGAATACTTTATGACCCTCATCACTCCAAAAGACCACAAGTTTGCAGCTTTGCACGGTGCAGTCTGGTCTGGTGGTTCATTTGTTTATGTTCCAAAAGGTGTTCATCTTTCCTTCCCTCTTCAGTCTTACTTCCGTTTGAACGCACGAGGGGCTGGACAGTTTGAGCACACACTTATCATCGTAGACGAAGGTGCAGACCTCCACTTTATTGAAGGTTGTTCTGCTCCAAAATATAACGAAGCTAACCTGCACGCCGGTGCTGTTGAACTTTTCGTAAAAAAAGGCGCACACCTCAGATATTCTACCATCGAAAACTGGTCTAAGAATATGTACAACCTCAACACAAAGCGTGCCCGAGTAGAAGAAGGCGCAAGCATTGAATGGGTTTCAGGCTCGTTCGGTTCTCACATTTCTTACCTCTATCCGGAAAGCGACCTTGTAGGACGCGGTGCAAAATCAGAGTTCACAGGTATCACCTTTGCTGGTGCCGGACAGAATCTCGACACAGGTGCCAAGATGGTACACCTTGCGCCAGATACTTCAAGTCTTATTTCAACTAAGTCTATTTCAAAAGGCGGCGGAGCAAGTATTTACCGCTCGGCTGTATATATCGACAAGAATGCAAAAGGCAGTAAGACAAGCGTAAGCTGCGAAAGCCTTATGCTCGACGACGAAAGCCGCAGTGATACAATTCCTGCAATGGTAATCAAAACCGATGAATGCGATGTAGGCCACGAAGCTAAAATCGGCCGCATCTCTAACGACGCAATTTTCTACCTGATGTCTCGTGGTATCAGCGAAGACGAAGCACGCAGTATGATTGTAAGTGGATTTGCAAATCCTGTAAGCAAGGAACTGCCGCTCGAGTATGCGGTTGAGATGAATAATTTGATTAGACTTGAAATGAAAGGTTCAATGTAG
- a CDS encoding GGDEF and EAL domain-containing protein, translating into MDVTLVDYLTGLPNMNYFMSLASAKKDIMTGAQQNAAILFFDLYGMRKFNSEYGFDNGNILLKSFAKLLTDLFGNTSCCRIGGDDFAAITEEQGIEDTIHELIENCKALVKVDGQVVEVTIHIGVYLFKSEDVSVNMACDRAKLACAPIRHSNESGFNYYDITISEANEKRQYIIDNLDKAISEHWIKVYYQPIVRGVNLRVCDEEALARWIDPVKGFLSPADFIPILEEAKLIYKVDLYILEQVLEKIKYMANHGYFMVSQSINLSRSDFDVCDIVEEICKRIDGSGIPRNKINIEITESILGKDFEFMKLQIDRFKKLGFSVWMDDFGSGYSSLDVLQQIQFDLLKFDMSFMRQLDKGKNGKIILRELMRMASSLGVDTICEGVETEEQVSFLKEIGCSKLQGFFFQKPIPMEQIIEKYEKGIQIGFENPEESHYCETIGRVNLHDLSVISQNEDAFNNFFSTLPMIVIEVGEETVRFTRYNQSYHEFFERYYGINLHGEEVPISVVMQGEGAGIMVILKQAAKEGKRLFVDGTLPDGSVAHYFISKLADNPVTKKIAVVVAVLSIKDSVQGEVYANIARALATDYFNLFYINLETEDFIEYRSNIGKDELATERHGDDFFRRAREDALTHLYEEDRETFVKVFTKENVLKQIDETGTFVHIYRLVKFGLPYYVNMKAVRMTRDKKYLIIGVSHIDAQVKQKQIVDKARQDQIIYSRLMALSEDYLCIYVINPDDNSYSEFQANSEFGSLGISKEGKDFFEETQKNADFAVAEEDREVFKKRHTKESILKNIETDGVFSSRHHMLINDKHVMVSVRCVLVKENGENRLIMGIRKV; encoded by the coding sequence ATGGATGTGACTTTAGTAGATTATCTTACAGGCTTACCTAACATGAATTATTTCATGAGTCTTGCTTCTGCAAAAAAAGACATCATGACAGGTGCTCAGCAAAATGCAGCCATTCTCTTTTTCGACCTTTATGGTATGAGAAAATTCAACAGCGAATATGGCTTTGACAACGGAAATATTCTTTTAAAGAGTTTTGCAAAGCTTCTTACAGATCTTTTTGGAAATACCAGCTGTTGTCGTATTGGTGGAGATGATTTTGCTGCCATAACAGAAGAACAGGGAATTGAAGATACTATACATGAGCTTATAGAAAACTGTAAAGCCCTGGTAAAAGTTGACGGGCAGGTTGTAGAAGTTACTATTCATATTGGAGTTTATCTTTTTAAATCAGAAGATGTTTCTGTAAACATGGCCTGCGACAGGGCAAAACTTGCCTGTGCTCCAATCCGTCATTCAAATGAATCTGGTTTTAATTATTATGATATTACGATTTCTGAAGCAAATGAAAAACGTCAGTATATTATAGACAATCTTGATAAGGCTATTAGCGAACACTGGATTAAAGTTTACTATCAGCCTATTGTTCGTGGTGTAAATCTCCGTGTCTGTGATGAAGAAGCTCTTGCCCGCTGGATTGATCCTGTAAAAGGATTTTTATCTCCTGCGGATTTTATTCCAATTCTTGAAGAAGCAAAACTCATTTATAAAGTAGACCTTTATATTCTTGAGCAGGTTCTTGAGAAGATTAAGTATATGGCAAACCATGGATACTTTATGGTTTCTCAATCTATCAACCTGTCACGTTCTGATTTTGATGTCTGTGATATTGTTGAAGAAATCTGTAAACGTATAGATGGTTCTGGAATTCCACGCAATAAAATCAACATTGAAATTACCGAAAGTATTCTTGGTAAAGATTTTGAATTCATGAAGCTACAGATTGACCGCTTTAAGAAACTTGGTTTTTCTGTTTGGATGGATGATTTTGGAAGCGGTTATTCTTCTCTTGATGTTTTACAGCAGATTCAATTTGATTTATTAAAATTCGATATGAGTTTTATGCGTCAGCTGGATAAGGGAAAGAACGGTAAAATTATTTTACGTGAACTTATGCGTATGGCATCTTCTCTTGGAGTTGATACAATTTGTGAAGGTGTGGAGACTGAAGAGCAGGTAAGCTTTCTTAAAGAAATAGGCTGTTCAAAACTTCAGGGCTTTTTCTTCCAGAAGCCGATTCCAATGGAACAGATTATAGAAAAATATGAAAAAGGAATTCAGATTGGTTTTGAAAATCCGGAAGAATCGCATTATTGCGAAACTATAGGTAGGGTAAATCTTCATGATCTTTCTGTAATTTCTCAAAATGAAGATGCCTTTAATAATTTTTTCAGTACTTTACCTATGATAGTTATTGAGGTGGGAGAAGAGACTGTCCGCTTTACAAGGTACAATCAGTCATATCATGAATTTTTTGAAAGATATTATGGAATAAATCTGCATGGCGAAGAAGTTCCGATTAGTGTTGTAATGCAGGGAGAAGGGGCTGGCATTATGGTGATTTTGAAGCAGGCTGCAAAAGAAGGAAAAAGACTTTTCGTAGATGGAACTCTTCCTGATGGTTCTGTAGCCCACTATTTTATAAGTAAGCTTGCTGATAATCCTGTAACTAAAAAAATTGCAGTTGTAGTTGCTGTGCTTTCTATTAAGGATTCTGTTCAGGGGGAAGTTTATGCGAATATTGCACGTGCACTTGCAACGGACTACTTTAATCTTTTTTATATAAATCTGGAGACAGAAGATTTTATTGAATATAGATCTAATATTGGGAAAGATGAACTGGCTACAGAACGTCATGGAGATGATTTCTTTAGACGAGCGAGGGAAGATGCATTAACTCATCTTTATGAAGAAGATAGAGAAACTTTTGTAAAAGTATTTACGAAAGAAAATGTATTGAAGCAGATTGATGAAACCGGCACTTTTGTTCATATCTATCGTCTGGTGAAATTTGGACTTCCTTATTATGTAAATATGAAAGCTGTGCGAATGACCAGAGATAAAAAATATCTGATTATTGGTGTTAGTCATATTGATGCTCAGGTAAAACAGAAACAAATCGTTGATAAGGCCCGCCAGGATCAGATTATTTATTCAAGACTTATGGCGCTTTCTGAAGATTATCTTTGTATTTATGTAATAAATCCTGATGATAACAGCTATAGTGAATTTCAGGCAAATAGTGAATTTGGTTCTCTGGGTATTTCAAAAGAAGGAAAAGATTTTTTTGAAGAAACTCAAAAGAATGCAGATTTCGCAGTAGCAGAAGAAGACCGCGAAGTGTTTAAGAAACGTCACACAAAAGAGTCAATTCTGAAGAATATAGAAACTGATGGTGTATTTTCAAGTCGCCATCACATGCTGATAAATGATAAGCATGTAATGGTTTCTGTAAGATGTGTTCTTGTAAAAGAAAACGGTGAAAACCGTCTGATTATGGGAATAAGAAAGGTGTAA
- a CDS encoding SufD family Fe-S cluster assembly protein, whose product MNNTNIKSAENAVIDINPIPYLTWTWLKINKDSVSYDFSFTENNGTDIQIPSNVSVSTGKTVKTELPEPESSIGAEATQLITSAATGKIYTFEKSKEETKPLIIRIKAESNSATYNIIHAKAGADAKVIIVYEGAAALSGVVTKIYAEDDANVQITKVQLFDKSVNQIDDTQVVCGERAKTSLIQIVLGGSHTDASFHATLAGYQSKFISDTAYLCRESQYIDMNQTVVHTGKKTDCNMKTDGTVKDSATKTYRGTIDMRRGCSGSTGNEMETTLLLSPQAVVKAAPIILCGEDDISAEHGSTIGKLSPEMLFYMNSRGIDQNTAEALLTRAKITATAANIPEDSVREEINQWLNRELGED is encoded by the coding sequence ATGAATAACACAAATATAAAATCTGCTGAAAATGCAGTTATAGATATAAACCCTATTCCATATTTAACATGGACATGGCTTAAAATAAATAAAGACTCTGTTTCTTATGATTTTTCTTTTACAGAAAACAACGGAACTGATATCCAGATTCCTTCAAATGTTTCTGTAAGCACTGGAAAAACTGTAAAAACTGAACTTCCGGAACCGGAATCTTCAATTGGTGCAGAAGCTACACAACTCATTACTTCTGCTGCAACCGGTAAAATCTACACTTTTGAAAAATCAAAAGAAGAAACAAAACCTCTCATCATACGAATTAAAGCTGAATCAAACTCGGCTACATATAATATTATTCATGCAAAAGCCGGTGCTGATGCAAAAGTTATCATCGTATACGAAGGTGCAGCAGCACTTTCCGGTGTTGTAACAAAAATCTACGCCGAAGACGACGCAAACGTACAGATTACTAAAGTTCAGCTTTTCGACAAATCTGTAAATCAGATTGATGATACACAGGTTGTCTGCGGAGAACGAGCAAAGACCAGCCTTATTCAGATAGTTCTCGGCGGATCTCACACAGATGCAAGTTTCCACGCAACACTTGCAGGATATCAGTCTAAATTTATTTCTGATACAGCATATCTTTGCCGTGAAAGTCAGTATATCGATATGAATCAGACAGTTGTTCATACAGGAAAGAAAACCGACTGTAACATGAAGACAGACGGTACTGTAAAAGACAGCGCAACAAAGACTTACCGCGGAACAATTGATATGAGACGAGGCTGTTCAGGCTCAACAGGAAACGAAATGGAGACAACTCTCCTTCTCTCTCCGCAAGCTGTTGTAAAAGCCGCTCCAATTATTCTCTGCGGCGAAGACGACATCTCTGCAGAACACGGTTCAACAATTGGAAAACTTTCTCCAGAAATGCTTTTCTACATGAACAGCCGTGGTATTGATCAGAATACTGCAGAAGCACTTCTTACACGTGCAAAAATCACAGCAACCGCTGCAAACATTCCTGAAGACTCAGTTCGTGAAGAAATCAACCAGTGGCTCAACCGTGAACTCGGAGAAGATTAA